The nucleotide window TACTTCCTATTTGTCATGGAATTTTAACTTAACAGTTATGTTTCAAATCTTAAAAAATGGtagataaaaattaattgtattttatcATCCTAGTAACTCTCATTTTGATTAGCTAAATGCCAAACACCTAGCCATTAGGAGCTATGCCTTTTTATTCACTTGACTGAAAATGTGCAGTTCTTAAAGTGTCTAATTAATTCTATAGGCACTCAAATTTCTGCCTGGATGTCCACAGCAGTCTGTATTTCAGCAAGGTGGACATAGATatgctccagctcagctcctttAGGATTCTTGTATGAGTcatctctgctttcctttcttcttgttcAGAGTAGGTCCAGTGTATCAATAAAAAATGAACTTCTCAGAAAACAACTAGCGAAATGCTTTCCTTGAAATGAATAATTGGAGGAAGAGGATGTTTTGGGGATAGTTTTTTGTGAGATTGCTGTTTACTCATTCAGGAAGTGGAAAAGTTGTGATTTATCACAGCCTAACCAGCTAAAATCACAGGAATTGAGTAGGTTTgtgtttggaagggacctctaaAGGTCATCTTGTCTAACTCCTACTCAAGCAGTGTCATCTAGAACCACTTGCCATCTAGATCCTGTCCTGTTGGACCAGCTGTAATAGATACCATATACCCAGGGGAGCTGGACATTTGTTTTTGACTGCTTGAAATTTCTGGCAGTCCAGCTCCTATGAATAATGGTCCCAACACAGGCTCATATCTGGGTCAAACACAGTGTCAGATATCACTCTCCAAAATAACTATAATTTTTACTTGGTTTCTAATTTAGATGGTTCACACAAGCTGCCAATGGGCTCATTGTTCACATCACCCCAGGCCAACAGCTTTGATTCTCTCTGTGTCTGAAGCCAATTATCTCTTGTTATCTGGCTTGCTATCATCCTAACTATTTTACACAAATATTGATTCAGTTTATTCAAGCTGCttcatttcttttctgtgcATACCTAAACCCTCAGAGGATGGGCAGAGGTAATCCAGAGGTTTTGGGTTCTCCGTTCTTGGTTATCTCAGCAAATACAAGAATCATCTAATGAGTTAGAGCTGAGCAGACATACTCTACATCTCACTTATCTGTATGGTGCTTTCAGACAGGTTTTGCTCTTGAATAAATAACTGAAAAGCCCAGGGAGAAGTGCActagaaatttcttttttttcaactgACTGTTGCTATGGATGacctttctaaaataaaaatatttagacaTCAGATTAATTGGCAAGGACCAAATAAATAACGAAGGATCCTTAAGGAGAGCAAGCAGTAATTTTCAGCAGCTATGTGCTCAATGACAGTATGTTTTAATGATAAATTCTGGGGGTTTGTGGCTTTGAGGATTGgcaaattttttatatttcatagtACCTCATTGTCTATTCCaacattttcattattattaagAATTTCATGTTTATCCCTGCTTTTGTTAATACGTTATCTTCTGAGCATCGGATGTGTTGACTGATCTTTTTCAGCCAAGCGAGAAGACTAATTTGTTTTGTGATAAAATGTGAGTTCATATTTGAGCAGTAAAGAATTAGCTATACTGTACCTGTTAAGTAACATTTAATTCCATCCAAAACTACAGTATTTCAAGTGCTGAGGAATGGAAAAAACTGAATCAGGGAAGCTGACTGTACCAAGAATTCAAGTGAATTTTTCAGTAAGCTTTTCAAGTTTAAAACACTTTTCTATGTTTTCACAGGTTTTAACCTCTTACTTGTCTTTACAGTGATGAGTACTCCAGACCTGGACACAGTACACCAGAGTCTGACaggagctgagcacagggatagAATCACCTCCCTTTGCTCCTGGCCATGCTCTTTTTGTAAAGACCAGCATACATTTCTGGGTTACAAGCCAtctcttttccagctttttgtCTACCAGTATCCCCAATAACTTCTCCACAAATCTGCTGTTAATAAATTCACCGCCCAGTCTGCATTGACATCAGGCATTATTTTGACCCAGGTCAAGGaccttttctcttctctcaaGCATATAGAATATTCCCTAAGGAAACAAGtgattcttcttttctttctatgtTTTCCAagtttccttgaaaaaaaaattgaaacactGGGAATTAATCACAATTTCAGATATGCACCTCTCATAAAAGCACCTGATCTTTAATTCACTCTGATTTCTCTCAGGACGCAATTCttaatatatgtaatatatgtaattaaaacagagagtaaaCTACACATCCTAAGTAATGCAATACTTGAGCATAACAGTCACTAAGAAAGAACTGAGATGAGTAtctttaaaaactttaaaatcaaATCTAGTGATGTCAGTATCACCTAGTCTAAGCCTTTCAATTAGCAGCTCATTTCCTATATACCAATAAGTGTAtgtcagaattatttttttaatcagtatCAGTTGTGACCATTACAGACATTCTTTACTATCCAAATTGCCACTTATGTTAGGAGTCAAAATACTTCTAAAGAGAAACCTCAACATAAACTACTCTTCTTCATTACCAGATGTCAGTAGTCCTACTACATggcttcatttttcttcagattttaaCACTTTAGCCAAACAAGGAAGTtcacataaaaatacatatttgacAGGTTGCCATAGAAAATGTTATCTGTTTTACCTAGAGCAATCTGAGCATTTCTTAATGTTTTCCAGATATTTGAAAATCTATCTAAGGGTTAAGAAACTGCACAAAACAAAATCTTGTACCTTGAAGTCAACTGGGATTTAATGGATGAGGGCTTTCAATCTGaagtaaaagtaaaaagaaaggtTAATGAAacgttgggttttttttctatgagGTGGTGAAGGAGTACATGTCAGGCTTGCAAAATAAAGTCCAATTCCCTATCCAGAAGCATAGCTGAAGTCAAAATGGATGTGAATCACAGCTGCATGAGGAAACCTTCCTTTCCTGTCTTTCTTCTTAAACATCTGTTCTTGTTTCAGCTGTGAAgtcacagctgtccccagtgctggggagTGGGTAATTGAAATGTATGACTCAAAATCTCCCCCTTCATTCAGTCCTGTGGTGCTGAGCATGCATAGGCAAATTCCACCCTAATTCATCTTCTTCAGTATTGGCAGGTTTCCTATGTAATAAACTGTCCCCAGTCACACTGTGATTTTGTTCCCTGCCTCCTCTTTTTCTGCCCTTCATGTTTTCATGGACTAGCCCCAGATTCTTAgttccctttcttttttgtttggctCTGGCAGGTGAGAAGCCAGGGACAGAGCAAGATGAAGTTAAGCTGCAGATTGCCAGCAAGCAGATTGTGCAGACTGCTATCCTCCGAGCAGTGCAACAAGTTTCCCAGGAGAGCCAGCAAAAGGAGAAGCGAACGAACACTGGTACAAGCCTCCAACTAGAAAGAGGAAAACTTACCAAGAAGCATGAAAAGAAGTAAGGGAGCTGACTGGGACTTTTCAACTCCAGTCTGCAAGTGTTTTCAGCCTTCTCTTTAGTATCAGCTGTATTGCTAGTGCAATGCTACTGCTGTAAAGCAAACCAAAGTATTATCACACCTAGACATAAAGTAAAACTGCAATAGTCCTTATCCGAGAAATATTAAGTGCATTAGATGAATGACTCCTTATTTATGCAGTGCCTCTTAACAGAAACAATAACCATAGCTGTAAAAGTAGTTTCAAGCACAAGGTCTTATAATATGAGTTTATTCTCAAAAGCTTGTTGCCAGTGCACTTTCATGCTAAGTTCTTCATGCAACATTTACGTCAGTTCAGCTGGATGAACTCTTCTCTGAATTACTGGGTTCACTGAAGTTGTCTTCACTGAAGAAATCATTTATTTTTAGGTGTAGCAGAATGCTTTCAGGCTCCCTTGAAGCATGGGTTTGTATTTTGCTTTGATTAGACATGAACTATGTGAAATGGCAGTATAAAGTGGATTTGGTAAATTCTGTGAACCAGTTTATTTTTTcaccttggggaaaaaaataagcaatcAGTAAGACTGCAGTGACTGTGATCTATGACTATGATCATATATCTATGATCTTcgtctttttttaaaagaagttaaATACTGAAGTTTTAGTCTAcatattgaaatatttctatACTTCTGCATAAAAATCACTTGTGCCTCAACtattccttttaattttcttgatATTGAAAGAAAAGGAACTGGTGTGAAGATAAGGAGATGGCCAGCATTTGCTCCAGTTTTGCAACTTTGCTGGGTCTTGATTTACAGAAAGTGAAGACTGAagtgtcttaaaaaaaaaggaagttgaATATATTAATATCTTTAAGGATGAAAATATACAGTATCTGAATTCTGTCATGGTAGGTATTTCTCACCTGCTGGGTGTAAAGTGACGTTAGATATTTGCAGTTGTTGCAAAGATTCAAATTAAATAGCACAGCATGAGGCTGGTAATACAGAGCTTATCCTTTCAACTGCTCTATATAGCTGAAGAAATCCATgatgtttctgaaaataaaaattaaataaatgtacCCTTCACTTTTATGCTCCCTTTGTGTAATGATGATTGCACTATTATACATCTGAAATGAATAACAGTATATTTAATTCTAGAAATGGCTTGTAGCTCTGCTTCAAATGGATTCCTGTAGTAATACACCTGGCTTTACAAATACAAAGATGAAGATGCCCTGAAAAACTTTCTTAATGGCTTTTCTACTCAGCTAGATAATCCTCAAAGAGACTGTGGGTTAAATAATTGGCTATTACTGTGTCCCATTGCTTGTGTTAGACAATGTTGAGATTCCTTCTCCTGGATAGAGGCTTAGTCATAAATAACCACATACTGTAATATTACGTCTTTGTAATCtgcttggtttctttttttttttttctttaatttaacaGCACTGACTCATACGAGATAGTGATTTAGCTCAATCTTCTTTcacttaaaaatgcaaagaggAATTCAACCTGATTGAAAGTGTTCCAAATAATCTAGTAatgaaaactgacctggattGCAAGTACACAGATGGTCCACTTCTGTAGACACTGGGTGAATTTTTAGTCAAGTGAACTTTGAAAGGTGAAAATAGTTGGGTCTTGAGGCATGTATGTGTTTTTtgtaatagtatttttttttaccattagCTTTTTCACCAGTTCACTTTTGTTTGGGAGGCAACTCTTTTCTGAGCACTCTTTGCATTTTTGCCCTCTGAGAGCCTAAGAAAACTGATCATGAATAAAGGCTCAGTTCTGAGGCTGATGGAGTTCTGAGTCTGGTGGATGAGGGAAAGCAAACCTGTTGGAGAGACTCTGTGGTGCAAAATGGTGTTTGCCATGGACTCACAAtgctgcaggaaggagagaTATAGAGCATCTCAActtctttgaaattattttactttttaaatgctttttgtcCCCAGGCCTTTGAAATAtgtttggatttggggttttttattttaattgggtggggttttttttttggttttgttttgtgttttgttttgttttttgttactGATAATTATGTTAATAACCTTCAC belongs to Taeniopygia guttata chromosome 2, bTaeGut7.mat, whole genome shotgun sequence and includes:
- the AKAIN1 gene encoding A-kinase anchor protein inhibitor 1 isoform X5, producing the protein MVFAPVLQVLLQIPDHNTQIKTVWKGLFMNAKNAIINFFEGEKPGTEQDEVKLQIASKQIVQTAILRAVQQVSQESQQKEKRTNTGTSLQLERGKLTKKHEKK